In one Myotis daubentonii chromosome 1, mMyoDau2.1, whole genome shotgun sequence genomic region, the following are encoded:
- the MCM10 gene encoding protein MCM10 homolog isoform X5: MDVGEDELSLLTSLLEENESALDCHSEERHPSIQDDGKPDTFDELFDADGDGESYTEEADDGEVEKTQDQKENLATLFGDTEDLSDEEVPALQSTKNRALPAPAPNQGKTNQELQDELRKLQEQMKSLQEQLKMATIKQPASPACPHKSAEKSPRAPLREKKVQRIQESTCFSAELDVPTLPKTKRVARTPKVSPAEPKSSPSKMICAPSQPLRMTPGNKPSWMTRDKGVEAARSSGDIAQPVSVEAFSGLRLRRPRVSSTEMNKKMTGRKLIRLSQLKEKMASEKLEEVDWVTFGVILKKVTPQSCNSGKTFSIWRLNDLRDLTRYVSLFLFGEVHKELWKTEQGTVIGLLNANPMKPKDGSEEVCLSIDHPQKILIMGEALDLGTCKAKKKNGEPCTQTVNLKDCEYCQYHIQAQYKKLSAKRADLQSTFSGGRIPKKFASKGISLRERLCQDGFYYGGVSSASYAASVAAAGAPKKKIQTTLTNLVVKGTDLIIQETQQKLGIAQKSLSCSEEFRELMDLPTFGARNLKQHLAKAKSSGIMGSPKPAFQSISASALLKQQKQLMLEMRKRKSEEMEKRFLQSSNEVSSPAVPSSSRQPPPRSPPTGAEFPRLEATPPTPVPKLGRGISEGDDVLFFDESPPPKPKLSALAEAKKLAAITKLRAKGQILSKTDPNSIKKKKNYPEDVLEVKARVEKNTTFSPQAEDELEPARKKRREQLAYLESEEFQKILKAKSKHTGILKEAEAELQELYFEPLVKKEQMEEKMRNIKEVKCRVVTCKT; the protein is encoded by the exons ATGGATG TAGGTGAAGATGAATTGTCCCTGCTGACTTCACTACTGGAAGAGAATGAGTCAGCCTTGGATTGTCATTCGGAAGAGAGACACCCTTCCATCCAGGATGATGGTAAACCTGATACATTTGATGAGCTCTTCGATGCTGATGGTGACGGTGAATCTTACACAGAGGAGGCTGATGATGGGGAAGTGGAAAAGACTCAAGACCAAAAGGAAAATTTGGCTACTCTCTTTGGAGATACGGAGGACTTATCAGATGAAGAAGTTCCTGCATTACAATCAACTAAAAACAGagccctccctgctcctgctcccaatCAAGGGAAAACTAATCAAGAGTTACAAG ATGAGTTAAGGAAGTTGCAAGAGCAAATGAAGTCCTTACAAGAACAGCTAAAAATGGCGACAATTAAACAGCCTGCAAGTCCAGCTTGTCCACATAAATCTG CAGAGAAGTCTCCACGCGCCCCTCTTAGAGAGAAGAAAGTTCAGAGAATTCAGGAGTCAACATGCTTTTCGGCAGAGCTTGATGTCCCTACTCTACCAAAAACCAAGCGAGTGGCTCGGACACCGAAAGTTTCACCTGCAG AGCCCAAAAGCTCACCTTCAAAGATGATATGTGCACCCTCCCAACCACTCCGAATGACGCCTGGGAACAAACCTAGTTGGATGACTAGAGATAAGGGTGTGGAGGCCGCCAGAAGTTCTGGGGACATAGCTCAGCCAGTCTCTGTGGAAGCCTTCtctggcctgaggctcag ACGGCCTCGAGTGTCCTCCACAGAAATGAACAAGAAAATGACAGGTCGAAAACTGATCAGACTGTCTCAGCTCAAGGAAAAGATGGCAAGTGAAAAGCTAGAAGAAGTAGACTGGGTAACATTTGGGGTTATACTGAAGAAAGTCACTCCGCAGAGCTGTAACAGT GGGAAAACATTTAGCATCTGGCGACTAAATGATCTTCGTGACCTGACACGGTATGTGTCATTGTTCTTGTTTGGAGAAGTTCACAAAGAACTCTGGAAGACTGAACAGGGTACCGTCATAGGGCTACTCAATGCTAACCCCATGAAGCCCAAGGATGGTTCAGAGGAG GTGTGCTTATCTATTGATCATCCTCAAAAGATCTTAATTATGGGTGAAGCTCTTGACCTGGGAACCTGTAAAGCAAAGAAGAAGAATGGAGAACCATGTACACAGACTGTTAATTTG AAGGACTGCGAGTACTGTCAATATCACATCCAGGCCCAGTATAAGAAACTCAGTGCCAAGCGAGCTGACTTGCAGTCCACCTTCTCCGGAGGACGAATTCCGAAGAAGTTTGCCAGCAAAGGCATCAGTCTGAGAGAACGGCTGTGTCAGGATGGTTTTTACTATGGAGGGGTTTCTTCAGCATCATATGCAGCCTCAGT TGCAGCAGCTGGTGCTCCTAAAAAGAAGATTCAAACCACTCTGACTAATCTGGTCGTGAAGGGCACAGATTTGATCATTCAGGAAACTCAACAAAAACTCG GAATAGCCCAGAAGAGCTTGTCTTGCTCTGAGGAATTCAGAGAATTGATGGACTTGCCCACATTTGGAGCCAGAAACTTGAAACAACATTTAGCCAAAGCCAAATCATCAG ggatcatgggaagcccaAAACCTGCTTTCCAGTCTATCTCGGCATCAGCCCTCCTGAAGCAACAGAAGCAGCTTATGTTAGAGATGAGGAAGAGGAAATCAGAAGAAATGGAGAAACG atttttacaAAGCTCAAATGAGGTCTCGAGCCCAGCTGTGCCATCGTCTTCTCGACAGCCCCCTCCTCGGTCTCCACCAACGGGGGCCGAGTTCCCCAGGCTGGAAGCAACCCCACCCACACCGGTGCCCAAGCTGGGGCGTGGCATCTCAGAAGGAGATGATGTTCTCTTTTTTGATGAGTCACCACCTCCAAAACCGAAACTGAGTGCTTTAGCAGAAGCCAAAAAG TTAGCTGCTATAACCAAATTAAGGGCAAAAGGCCAAATTCTTTCAAAAACAGACCCAAAcagcattaaaaagaagaaaaactaccCCGAGGATGTCCTGGAAGTGAAGGCACGTGTAGAAAAGAATACCACATTCTCTCCGCAAG